Proteins from a genomic interval of Microbacterium imperiale:
- the dusB gene encoding tRNA dihydrouridine synthase DusB, translating to MSTVLSAPPPLRIGPIALDAPVVLAPMAGITNTAFRRLCREYGAGLYVSEMITTRALVERNATTMRLITHHESETPRSIQLYGVDPATTEAAVRLLVEEDRADHIDLNFGCPVPKVTRKGGGAALPWKLDLFRDIVTRAARAAGDVPLTVKMRKGIDADHLTFLDAGRIAEDAGVAAVALHARTAAEFYSGHADWDAIAALKQAVTSVPVLGNGDIWSADDAVRMMAETGCDGVVVGRGCLGRPWLFGDLARALGGPGSAGPEVDATLGFVARAFRRHAELLVEFFEDEGRGCRDIRKHVAWYFKGYPVGGDTRAKLATASSLAEIDGMLATLDWSAPYPGAAAEGQRGRAGTPKRPALPDRWLESRDVDAAESSAIAAAEIENSGG from the coding sequence GTGAGTACCGTCCTGTCCGCCCCGCCGCCCCTGCGGATCGGCCCCATCGCTCTGGACGCGCCGGTCGTCCTCGCCCCCATGGCGGGCATCACCAACACCGCGTTCCGGCGGCTGTGCCGTGAGTACGGCGCCGGCCTCTACGTCAGCGAGATGATCACGACGCGAGCGCTCGTCGAGCGCAACGCGACCACGATGCGGCTCATCACCCACCACGAGTCCGAGACCCCGCGTTCGATCCAGCTCTACGGCGTCGATCCGGCGACGACCGAGGCCGCAGTCCGCCTCCTGGTCGAGGAGGATCGCGCCGATCACATCGACCTGAACTTCGGATGCCCGGTGCCCAAGGTCACCCGCAAGGGCGGGGGAGCGGCGCTGCCGTGGAAGCTCGACCTGTTCCGCGACATCGTCACGCGCGCCGCCCGAGCAGCGGGCGACGTTCCGCTGACGGTGAAGATGCGCAAGGGCATCGATGCCGACCACCTCACCTTCCTCGACGCCGGCCGCATCGCCGAGGACGCCGGTGTCGCCGCCGTCGCCCTCCACGCTCGCACGGCGGCGGAGTTCTACTCCGGGCACGCCGACTGGGACGCGATCGCCGCGCTCAAGCAGGCCGTGACGAGCGTTCCGGTGCTCGGCAACGGCGACATCTGGTCCGCCGACGACGCCGTTCGGATGATGGCCGAAACCGGGTGTGACGGCGTCGTCGTGGGACGCGGATGCCTCGGCCGGCCGTGGCTGTTCGGCGACCTCGCCCGCGCCCTGGGCGGCCCGGGGTCCGCGGGTCCCGAGGTCGACGCGACCCTCGGCTTCGTCGCCCGGGCGTTCCGCCGTCACGCCGAGCTGCTCGTCGAGTTCTTCGAGGACGAGGGACGGGGATGCCGCGACATCCGCAAGCACGTCGCCTGGTACTTCAAGGGCTACCCGGTCGGCGGCGACACGCGCGCCAAGCTCGCGACGGCGTCCAGCCTCGCCGAGATCGACGGGATGCTGGCAACGCTCGACTGGTCGGCGCCGTACCCCGGCGCTGCGGCCGAGGGCCAGCGTGGGCGGGCCGGCACCCCCAAGCGGCCGGCACTGCCCGACCGCTGGCTCGAGTCGCGCGACGTCGACGCGGCGGAGTCCTCGGCCATCGCTGCAGCGGAGATCGAGAACAGTGGCGGCTGA
- a CDS encoding glutathione peroxidase: MTEATTDIRSIPFSAADGAATTLGDLGDGVLLVVNVASKCGLTPQYEQLEQLQRTYGERGLQVVGFPCNQFMGQEPGSMDEILDYCATTWGVSFPIMDKVRVNGSHAAPLYKALKKIRNAEGAKGPVMWNFEKFVVTPTGEVHRFRPQTKPDAPEIVAVIEANLPR, encoded by the coding sequence GTGACCGAGGCGACCACTGACATCCGCTCGATTCCCTTCTCAGCGGCGGACGGCGCCGCCACGACGCTGGGTGATCTGGGCGACGGCGTCTTGCTCGTCGTGAACGTCGCCTCGAAGTGCGGCCTCACGCCGCAGTACGAGCAGCTCGAGCAGCTGCAGCGCACGTACGGCGAGCGCGGGCTGCAGGTCGTGGGCTTCCCGTGCAACCAGTTCATGGGGCAGGAACCCGGCTCGATGGACGAGATCCTCGACTACTGCGCGACGACGTGGGGCGTGAGCTTCCCGATCATGGACAAGGTCCGCGTCAACGGGTCGCACGCGGCTCCCCTGTACAAGGCTCTGAAGAAGATCCGCAACGCCGAGGGCGCGAAGGGCCCGGTCATGTGGAACTTCGAGAAGTTCGTCGTGACCCCGACCGGCGAGGTGCACCGGTTCCGCCCGCAGACGAAGCCCGATGCACCCGAGATCGTCGCGGTCATCGAGGCGAACCTGCCCCGCTGA